The Bacteroidota bacterium genomic interval ACACATACAATAAGCTCAGACCTCACAGCTCATTGAATTACAGACCACCGGCACCGGAGACATTTTATCCCCTTCAGTTAGCCAATGCCTGAAGGACAAAACTAAACTACGCACTGGCACATAAACTGGGGGCAGGTCAGCAGATCATTTTTGTCAATCAAGTTGTTGACTCTTTATTGACAAAGCGAGGTTTAGCAATTGATCATTTAGTATTCATGCGCGTTCGTTTGCGTGAGGCTATACGGAATAAAATCCAATTCTATTTCATTGAAGCTAAGAAGAATGGGTACGAAGGATTATTGTTTCGACAAGCAAACAGTGTAAAAGACAAATTAAATGAATTTAGCATTGGCAAAGAAATAGTATTTGGCAAAGAATATCCTGTTAATACCCCTTATACTGGCCAAAAATCTTACAGGAATCACTTTTACGAATTAATTGGCGACATGAACGGTGAGGAAGAAGAATGCGCTGCGATCATCGATGGACATTCTAACGTAGCATTCTGGATACGTAATTTAGAAAGACAGGAACATTTCTCCTTTTGGCTTCAAACATCCACAGACAAGTTTTACCCAGATTTTCTAGTGAAACTAAAGACCGGAATGGTGGTGGCAGTCGAGTACAAGGGAACGGATCGATATGGCAATCCTGATTCGGTTGAAAAAAGGCAAATTGGAGAATTTTGGGAAACTATAAGCGCAAAGAAGTGCCGGTTTATTATGCTAAATGGAAAAGACTGGGGTGCATTGAGATCCAAATTGGCATAATTGTATTGGGAAGGTATTTTGTTCATCCTTTGGATGAGTGACAGCATCAGACATTTGATAATTCCCTCAAGCAATAATATATTTTCATCCAAGCTTCAGTGGGGGATCAAATAGGCCCTTGTCAGTAATGGCAAGGGTCTAGTACTTAAGGGAAAATCGTAACATGGACCTGTTCAAAACGCTAAGAGGAAAAGTGAGCAAAGACAATAGCAAACAAAACTCCCAAAAATCGAAAAAAAATTGGGCTACTTTTGACAAACAATTTTGGTATGTCTTTGCCATATTTCTATTCTTTTTATTTGTGATATGCTGGTTTCCATTTCTCTTTACACAATTTAGCAATGTGAATTACAACCTAAAGGAATATGGACCCCTTGGCGATGCATTAAACGGAATTATGGGGCCATTTATTGCAATGCTCGCTGCGGCATTGACTTTTATTGCTTTCTGGGTACAGTATAAAGCGAATAACCAACAACGAGATGATATCAATTTAGAAAGATTTGAAAACAAATTTTATGAATTGGTGAGAATGCAGAACAACACCGTCGACGCATTTAAAATTGCCAATGAATACTCCGGAAGGAAGGTATTTCTTGCAATGTATAATGAGTTACGGTTTTGTTTTTTTTCTATCAAACATGAACTAGAACAAGTTTATCACGATCATGATCAAGAAACTCTTGGTTTCAAAAAAGAAGATGATAAGGAAATATTTCAGATTGCATATTTGATCTTTTTTTATGGGATAGGTGACATTTCTGACAAGTTGTTGCAAGAGCGGTTAAAGAATTTGTGTTCTCCTTGGTTCGCAGGAAGCATAATCAGATATTTGAAGAAACAAGGGAAGGGATTGCATGTTTTATCTATGAAAGACGGCGCAAGGCTCAGGTATGAGGCAAAATATAAACCATTTGATGGGCATATTTCTAGACTTGGGCATTATTACCGACTTCTTTTTCAGGCTGTAAAATTTGTCAACGGGAATGACATCTTAACTAAAGATGAAAAATATAACTATGTAAAAACATTGCGAGCTCAATTGTCTGCACACGAACAGGTGATGTTATACTACAATACGATGACTCACCTAGGTGAAGCTTGGCTTGCAGGAGTTAGCCGTTACGACTCTCTCTTAATTAAATACAAGATGATAAAAAACATTCCCTTGCCATTGGCAGATTTCGGATATCCAATTCAAAAGGAATTTGAGGTGGAGGTTAAAAGGTACGAAGAGGAAAACCCCGGGAGGAAGTTTTATGAATGGGATGGTCAAGAAGTCGAGACGCCAAAATAATGACCTTTAATTGGATTCAATAATATACCTGGCAAAAGGTTCCGTGTTCGTATTCATTTTCAGCATGGCTTAAGTTCCGAATACCACCCGCAAAATATCTTTTTTCAGACCATTGAAACCATAATAAAAATTCCTTCTTGTCTTTGAGGTATTTCTCGATAGAATCCTTTCTTACGTAAACGAATGTTGCTCCATTATCATATTCTTTGCCATCCTTAAAAGCTGTGGCAGACAGTTTTTTTTGCTGATCATATAGATCTGAAGATTGCGGTTTAAGAAACAGATTTAGATGGGTACAAATTTCCTTGGAAGGCGTCTTAGTTTCTCCTGAAGGTATAACTTCACTATGATAACTCTCCCATGCGTTCTCAAAAACACTTGTTTCCATTGTGATCACGGTACTATCGCATTCATCTTCAAAATATTCTATTTCTACCTCCTTTGAAACATATCCTATTTCAACAGCTATCCGCTTTCTAAGGTCAAGCTCATTTTGCCTTGTAAGATGAAGAAACTCTAATGGCGTTTTTGCTTCAATTGATTCTTCTTCCTTATCGCTTAGCCTAATTGAAAGCAATTCGTCCAATTCGTTCCGACGTGATTGACTTACTTTATCTTCCAAGTTTGATAATTCTTCTGCCGTTAATTTCTCGCTTCCCTTAAACCATTGTGATTCGGTTTTTGTTTTTTTAACGGTGCGATAGTTGTAATTGATAGTAAATTCACTTGTGCCGTTGAAAGGCATTAGATCAGACCATGGAATCTCACCTTCGAATAGATAATAATTGTCTGCGGGTCTGATATACTCAAATCGATAATCTTGATATTTAGAAACTAGGCTTTTTACTCTGCTAAAATCATCGCTATCCAGAAGGACTGCATTAATTGAAATATGTACATCTCTTTTTTGATTGTCTGCATCCTTTTGACCAATAATAGCTTTCAATAGAATCCAATCCGAAGATTCTTGGTCATCTAATGGCTCATTGATGTTTAGGTACTTAGTTATATCTAAATCTTTAGCCTCATTGCACCATTCAGTTGCAGGTTTTGATATGTCGCCCAGAAAAGCGCTATTGCTTCCATCCTTTATGAAATGTCGTTCTTGAAGCCCGATAGGGAAGCTCGGATCTATATCAACATCTGAGATTCTAAACTCATCCTCATCGTTCCAACCTTTCAATAGTCCTAAATCACTTCTGTATCCAGCCATCTCGTAATAAGCAATCCAGGAATATTTTTTTCCATACCGATCAATTTTTCGTGCATTATTAGTGCGTGAGTAACTCCAACTACTTCTTGCTATCATCTTATCTATCTCACCAAATCTATCCAATGAGTATCCTATGTCATATATCCGCCAATAAATATTTGATAGAACCTCTTTATACTCTGAATGCTGACCGTCGTAATTATCTCTACCCCTTATTAATCTTCCAATAGTATAGTTACTAAAATCCATATGGATGGGTGCATTTCCTTCCCTGTACTTGTGATCGCCTCGATCTTTACTTTGTCTCCATTGTCTGTGCGGGTATGATGATAAGGGATATGTTATTACTTTTTGTTCTTCGGGCGTCAAAAGGCCGGGATGATGAATCAACGCAACATCGATTGTTCTCTTAGCATAATCCCTGGCTAGTATATGAGTCGTTGTGAAAGTAGCATTATCACCAAATACATTAGCAAAAATGGTTCTAGCGTATTCGGGCAAGTAATCATTCTTGAATGAATCATCTTCCAAATCGTTTTGCATCGCCATTGCCAACCCATAAGAACCTGCTAACATCCTCTCTGGGACATAAGGATCATTAATTGACAAAGAATACTCCAGCAACTCTAAGAATATTTTAGGATATCTTCTTGCGTAATAGTATAGGGCTCTTGTGGCCTCATCTCTTAATTGTCTAATGTTTGTAGTTAAAACCCACATAACTTTTTTTGCGGCGATATGTATTCTATCTGACAATTCTTTATTTTCTTTACAGGCGCTTTCAAAGCGTAAGACAAAATCAGTAAAATAGGAACGATCATAACTGTTGTAATTCTTTCTAATATACTCACTCCATGAGAGATCTCTCTCACATATCGGCAGTTCTTTCAATAAATTTGACCAAAAGCTAAAATTTAGCGGATGATTTGTATCAAGTTCTATGTTTCTAGAAAGATCAAAGAGAAAGCCTCTAATTGCTTCATTCAGGAATTCCTTTTTAACAAAGCCTTTTACAATGCTCTCGTTTTCCCTGATATATTTTGAATTAACCTCAAAAATGGACTCAGTTGAATATCTTTTTGCTCTTTTATTCCGTAAAACATGGAATAGGAATATCTTGCGTTCTTTAATCAAAAGAATCGAGATTGACCTCAAAATGTCGTTGAATAATGGATGCTGATTTCTTTTATCCAATAACTTCTTCTTGAATTCTCTCGATCGAGCAAATCTTAATAATGGGTCAAAAATGCTTACCCTGTCCTTGCTTTGGCAAAGCATTTCTCCAACATGTTTTATCCATCTTTCTGGGACAAAGAACTCTAATCGAATTCTAGCAAATTTGATGAATGGGCTATTAGACCTAACTGACAATTGAGGGCTACGAGCTTTGTGTTTACCAATTAAGTACTTGGAAATGATGTAGCCTGCCAGTAAATCATAAGTAAATTGTATTTCTTCTTTATGTTCAGCTTGATTCCAATCCCGATATATAAGTAAATTTTCTCCCTCAAAAATCCGCAGTTGATCATTACTTAATAGACCGAGCTGCCGAGGCATACCCCTTGAATTATTTATCCAAATATACTCAGCTAATTTTAGTAATTTGTTTTCTACAAAAAGGTCATCATATTTAGCGTCCAATTTTTGTAGGTAATTTGTTATGTTGTCACTACTGTTATTTATATACTCTTCAAATACCTCAAATAGATCTTCATTTTGAAAAGATACCGTAAGATCTCGTTCCCGATTTGGGTTTTTGGTTTCACAAAATAGTTTTAAGTAAAGAGGATTCTTAAATTCACCGATGGCATCGGAGTAATTCTGAAGTATTATTTTGTAGTGATCAAAATATCCTTGAATAGCCTCCCATGTTAATCCCTCGAATCCATGGACATAAGACCTTATTTTCCCCGCACCTCTATTATCTTTATAATCAAAGTATCCTTTAGGAAACAATGGAGCTTCATAAGAAGTACGATAGGTGGTGATAACAACAAGATGGGGATATGATTTTTTAATTGTAATAATCAGCCTTTCCAAATTGCGATTCCATATATTTTGCCACTCAGTTGACTCATTAAGTCCATCAATTATTATTGGTATCCTCACTTTGTTTACTTTAGCGCAAACCTCCAGTGCTCCCAAAAATTCATCGAAAGTCCAATCATTAACACCTAAATTGTCTCTTATTTGCTTATCTAACGGTTCGTTGGTTCGTAAGTCCCTAGCAAAAATAAATATTGCTGGTAGTGCTTGGTTTACTATTTGGTCTTCGTAGATGTTAAAAGATACGTGGGTTTTTCCCATTCCAGCGTTACCTGAGATATGGAGTTCATTTTCGCTTATTAATTCAAGGGTCTTGAATGACCACTCGAGGGATGAAATAGCATACTCCTTTAGTGAATAGAAAGGCTTAAAAAGAATATCTCTTGCTTCCTGCCTTTTGGAATTTTCTTTTTTGATTTGATCAATTTCAATTCGTTTAAATGAAGCTTTCTCGATTTGAGCTGGTCTTTTCCTGCGAGCCAAGAGTGCTATCAATAGAGAACTTAGACGATCATACCAGCTTCTTTTTGCCTTTGCTGCGTCTATAGACGGCTCTAGGTCGTCCTCCTCTCTTATATATCTAATTGAGTCACAAATATGAGACTCTGTTAATTTGTCGTAATCGTTGCAAAAGCGAATGAGACCTTGAAGATATTTTTCAAACTCATTAATCTTAAGCTTTAAATTCACCTCGTCTCTATTTTGTAACAACTGTCTTAATTCATTTAGTCTATTAAGCCCAATATCAATTATTTCAAACTTGTCTTTAGTGAACTCTCTAAAGGCTAGTTGGATATCTTTGTATTCATCACTGACATTTTGAGAGTGCAATACAGAAAGAGCATTATTGAATTCTCGTGAATACACCGAGACTTGTTGCTCATCCATTACATTTTCAACAAGTTTGCTTAATCTTGTACCTCCCAGTACTTTTATAATCTGATTATCAATATCAGTTTGTATATGAAGTTGCGATTCATATTTAGCTTTTATCTGAGAAGTGTTCACATCTACATCATATCTTGATCTAAACCATTCTTTAGTCAGCAACTTTTCAGAAAAGAAATATTTATAAATATCAGAGTGCTGTCTTAGAAAATTCAACAAATCGCTTCCCCCCCAATGCAACAATTTTACATCATGATCTACTGGCAATACTCTCTCACCATCTTTAGTAGAAGAAGGGAGAGTGTTTTCAAACCACTCTTTCTCGTCCTTAGTAAAGTCTGTCTTATTGCATAGAATCCATTTTTTTAGTTTCGGATGCTCTGTCCTCGCAGCTAATAGTGATTTCTTAATCTGCTCTTTTCTTCCACCTTCGTCGAGCCTGCCAAAGAATTTTGCTTGCCAACCCCAATCATCGCCATTGGGGAGGGTTAAATAGAATTCCACTCCGTCGCCGCCACCACTATCGTCAATCCTTGTAAAAACACCTTGATCCTTGTATTCTTCAATGGCGATTTGATAACAGAGTTCCTCAAAGCTCTTTTTTTGATCAGTATTATAGAGCTTTAGGTTGTCCCAATTTAAGACATTGTCCATATAGCATTTATTTTATGAATTGTAATTTGAGTACGATCAATTGAATCAAACATATTCCCAGGAAGCCGCTGTCTAAATGTATTTCAAATGGAAAGCATTCTTTGAGCTGTACACAACTCTCTAATTGAGTTTAATTCACTTTGAGATTCCGTTATACTACGCAAAAACCTCCAGCATCAATGTCGAATGAGGAGGTTCAAATCTTTTGCCCCCCAACTCTGGCATATTTCTGGACGAATTTAGCGGTAATGAATACGAGAGTCAAGAATTGCTTTCTTCTAAACCTTGAAGTAACGCAGCACTTTTGTTATCTTAATACCATAACTATGCAATCCCATTGTCGGGAGGTTGTCTGCTAAAGTTGCTAATCCATTTGCTGATTTAATTGATAACTCTAGCAGGCTCAATAGAAAAAATCATTCAAAATTTTGTGCCCGTAGCTCAACTGGATAGAGCACCAGCCTTCTAAGCTGGGGGTTGCCGGTTCGATTCCGGCCGGGCATACAAGATATTGCTCCGCTAAATGCAAATGCCCGTTATCTTCATAACGGGCATTTGTTTTAACAAGCAGTTCAGAATCCTTACTTGCTCTACTTCTTCATCTCCTGCTCCTTCATTCTCTTCTGCTGCTCAGCTGTCCACGGGGGAACGATCCCGTTCATCCGCGCGTACGCGATCTGCTGCCCGAGCAGTTCATGCTGGTGGGTCGCGGCGGCAAAGATGATGTCGAGCGTCGTCAGCTCCATCCCGAACATCTTTATCGTCTTTCCGTAATTCGCAGCCGGAGTTTTTTTGACGGCCTCGTTGATCTCGTCGAACGACTTGCGGAGGGCTTCGAGGATCTTCGCCTTGTCGGTCTGCGACTTTTCAAACGTCGACTCCTCAAACCCCTGCGGCGCCGTTCCCCCTAACGGGACGGCAAAAAGAAAATTCCCGCCGGCGGCGTGCATGAACGACTCCGCGATCGAGCGGACCCCCTCCATCGGCCGCCAGTTGAACTTTTCCTGCGGGATCGCTCCCAGGAGTGCTTCCATCTGCCCCTGCACCCGCTTGGACTGCTTCAGGAATGAGTCCGTAACGCTCCCCGGCGCCGCCATGCCTTTGTCCGCCATTTTCTCCTGACCCAAAAGAGCCAGAGAAAAGACACAAAGAAGTGTAGCCAATATCGTCAACCGTAAATTCTGCATATCGATCCTCCCGGATTGTGATGGTAGTGATGAAGATGGTTGTTTGGAATTCCTAGTGGCAACCATTAAACTCACCCCGGCGACGGATAGTTCCATCTTCCTGGACGACTCGCTGCGCTTGGAGGGACATGCTGTTGCGGAAAACGGCGGAAAGTTTCATCCCGTTCCCAAGGGGAACTCCGGAACAAGCTACCGGCATCTTTGCCGGTTTCGCTTCCGGTCCAATGCACCACTTCGGGTGAATCGGAGCCTGTCGTAATAGCGGGGAATGATGGCACTGCGGCCACGTTAAAAGAAATACCGCGAGCCCAAGGAAAGTTGAAAATCAAGACCGGCAGCAATGATGAGGGGAAGGGATGGGGAGATCTCCAGGAACAGATCGATCGGGGTTCTGCGCGGCAGCCACGAAATTCCGAATACCCCCCGGAGCGCCGCCGTCGGGTCTCCCCCTCCTCCGCTGTTGATCCCCGCCCCGAACCCGTAATAAATCGGAAAACGTTCCGAGGACCTGATCGCATCGAACGAATGCCAGACATAGTCGAGATGGAAATGGGTGCGGCTCTCCCCGTCATAACGGCCGGGGACGTACTCATCCCGCTCTTCTCCTCCCGACCAACCAAGGCCAAAATCGAAGGCGTTGATATCCGACGTCCATAGCTTCGCGCTGATCCCGGTCGGTTCGCCGACAACGAGACCGAGTCCGAACCGGCGACTCTGAGCCGCGGCGTTTTGCGCGAAGGCGATCGGAAATAGCAATGCACATATTATGAACAAACGATTCATGCTCTAGAATTTGATCAGAAGCCATCTCAAAAATATGTC includes:
- a CDS encoding putative phage abortive infection protein codes for the protein MDLFKTLRGKVSKDNSKQNSQKSKKNWATFDKQFWYVFAIFLFFLFVICWFPFLFTQFSNVNYNLKEYGPLGDALNGIMGPFIAMLAAALTFIAFWVQYKANNQQRDDINLERFENKFYELVRMQNNTVDAFKIANEYSGRKVFLAMYNELRFCFFSIKHELEQVYHDHDQETLGFKKEDDKEIFQIAYLIFFYGIGDISDKLLQERLKNLCSPWFAGSIIRYLKKQGKGLHVLSMKDGARLRYEAKYKPFDGHISRLGHYYRLLFQAVKFVNGNDILTKDEKYNYVKTLRAQLSAHEQVMLYYNTMTHLGEAWLAGVSRYDSLLIKYKMIKNIPLPLADFGYPIQKEFEVEVKRYEEENPGRKFYEWDGQEVETPK
- a CDS encoding DinB family protein codes for the protein MADKGMAAPGSVTDSFLKQSKRVQGQMEALLGAIPQEKFNWRPMEGVRSIAESFMHAAGGNFLFAVPLGGTAPQGFEESTFEKSQTDKAKILEALRKSFDEINEAVKKTPAANYGKTIKMFGMELTTLDIIFAAATHQHELLGQQIAYARMNGIVPPWTAEQQKRMKEQEMKK